From Methanobacterium alcaliphilum:
TATTAATTCAAACTCTATTCCTGAACCTACCTCCAGATAAACATCGGCTTGTGATACCTGTCTTAATTTACTAGACTCTGGCTCATAAGTATGGGGATCAGCTCCAGAAGGAACCATTATTACAACATTTATTTTATCTCCCGCTATCTTCTCTATGAACTCTTTTTGAGGCATTATTGAAGCAGCCACAGTTATTTTCTGAGTATTATCACTATCAGAGTAGATAAAAGTTAATGCAAATAATAATAAGCTTGTTAGTGCAATTAATAGAATTATTAAAACCAAAATTTTTTTCTTTGGGGTCATTTTATCCCTTAAAGATTTTCTAATTTAATAAGTTTCAACATACCAAGAATATTCAATCATTTCGCTTCAATCATATATATGCAATTTTTATTAAATAAATTTTAATATTTTATAACAATTAATAATATTTAAATTTTGTTTAATAGATTTTACACTAAAATATATAAATAATTATTAAAATAGTATATTTATGACAGTTATAAGTATTTCACTTAATGAAAAACTTTTATCTGAAATCGATGATTTAAACAAAGAACTGGGTTTTTCTGGAAGATCTGATGTCATTAGAGCTGCTTGTAGAACACTTATAGATGAAAATAAACAAAAAAAAGAAATTTCGGGGCATATAAATGCAGTTCTTTTTATCATACATAGCCAAAAGGTTGAAGATAAAGTAACTGAAATAAAACACGACTTCGAAGATATAGTGAATACTCAAATACATAGTCATTTAAAAGAGAACAACTGTTTAGAACTATTCATTTTAGAAGGAGATTCGAGTAGAATATATGAGATTACCCGGAACTTTAGAAACTGTGGTAAAATGGACTATTCTAAATTGGTAGTATTTTAATCATTTAATAATAACAAAAAATGGGAAAATTTAAAAAAGATAATTTAGGTCTAAAAATTAAATATCTTTAGAACCTTCCCTGTATTCATGTGTAAACTCAGCATCATACAATTTAGATACTTTAAAATCTCCAGGATCCAATACTTTTCCTACAATGATAAGTGCAGTCTTGGTTATTCCAGCTTCTTTTACTTTATCAGAAATATTTTCTAAAGTGCCTCTGACTACCAGTTCTTCATCCCATGACGCTTTTTTTACAACACCTACCGGTGTTTGAAGAGGATAACATTCTAAAAGATCACGAACCACATCTTTAATCATGTGAACACCTAAAAAAATGCACATGGTTGCTTGATGTTGTGCTAGAGCAGAAAGTTGTTCTTTTGAAGGTTTAGGAGTTCTACCTTCAGGACGAGTTATTATAACCGTTTGTGAAATTTCAGGTAGAGTTAATTCTGTTTTAAGGGCAGCAGCTGTAGCAAATAGGGAACTTACACCAGGTATGATTTCATAATTAATTTTTCTGTTTTCTAATTCCCTTATCTGCTCACCAATTGCACCATATATAGATGGATCACCAGTATGAACTCTTGCAACTATCTTACCGTTCTTTACCTCTTTTTCCATTAATTCGATTATATCTTCTAAATTCATGGATGCACTATTGTAAATCTTGGCACCTTCACTTGAACAATTTAATATTTTTTTATTTACCAAAGAACCCGCATAAATAATGATTTCAGCAGTTTCAATTACTTTTTGTCCTTTGACTGTCAATAATTCAGGGTCGCCTGGACCTCCTCCGATGAAAATAACTTTACCTTCCATTTTTTTCACTTATCACTGTTTTATTGTTTTGATTGCAATGCATCGTTGTATATTACCCATATTCTTTTTTAATCATGAAATTACAAAATCTTTATTTAATAAATTATGGATTAAACATATATAATTGAGTTATATCAACAAATTTGAGAAAAAAATAATTATTGCTATTTTTTAGATTTAAGAATGATTTTTTCTTCAAAAACTTCAATAGCACCATAAGGGCATTCTTTTATGCAAATTTCACAAATTCCACACGACGCAGGATCAATTTCAGCTTTTTTATCTTCTTTAATAAATATGGTATTATCCCCTGCTTTAACATTAGGGCATGCTTTCAAACAAAGATAGTCGCAATCTTCTCCCCCCAAACAAATTTCATTATCCACGGCAGCAGATTTTAAGGAGTATCCTAAAGCTCTTTTAACAGCTTCTTTTGTTTTATAGCCAGCTAAATGCATTATTGTATCTCCCAATAAAGGATCAACATTCATTGAAGCCAAACAGGGATAATTATGGAATTTATTTCCTGCCTCAAATTCAGCTTCAATTGATGGAATACCGACTAAATGTTCTGCTAAATACCATGTAGATCCGCATGGCGCACCCCTAATAACTTTAACCTGTTTTATTTGAGTATTTGCCTGAATTTCCAGTTCTGGCTTTCCAAAAACTTCTACAAACTCATCAATATATAAATCATCCTGAAAAGTTAATGAACAAAATGGTTTGGGGAATATTATTCTAGCAGACTCTATTGAATTTTCAATTTCATTTTTTAGTCCAGAGGGAATTTGTTGAGGGTTGTGAATAGGAACAATGACAGATTGGACACCAGAAATCTCCGCAATAGTTGGAATTACCATGTTTATATCACCAAAAAGACCTACTGATATTAATAAATCAGCTTCAGGTATATTATTAGGGATATGGTCTTCCACATCATCCAAAAATTCAGGAAGATCTTCTGAAAATTCATATAACCCCACAATATCCTTAGCAAATCCCTTAGATGCTATTGTATTTACAATTCGAGACCCATATTCTCCTGAACTTAAAATAATTATATTCATAAATATTTCACCAAATATTAAATTATTTTACCGTGAGATTATTCCTTATTAATCAATGAACCATAAATGAATCAGTGGCGATAGAATAAGAAATAAGACACTATCATTAAAATTAATGCTAAGAAAACCCCAATATATACCATTCCCTTGTCATTACCAAATATTATGGGTATGGGTCCAATCATTATGACCCCGCCAGTTTTAATTTCTCCTCCAGAATCAACATCTTTAGAATCACTTGATGTGACCTGCCACATACTGCCGACGATAATTAAAAAAAACCCCAGCATTATAATTAAAAATCCCGCTATTACCAATGTGCTTCCTTTAATCATATTCTTTTCCTAATGTATTTATTATTGTTAAACTACTAAACCTTATCTTTTATTTAATCACAAACCTATTAACTCATAATAATGTTTTTAATAGAATAAATTTAATTTTCTGTTTTTATTATTTTATATTTAAGATTGCCCTGGATTTCACATATCTCAATCATTCCCATTTGAACCATACCATCTAAAACTTCTGCCATGTATTCAGTGCAACAGATTTCATCTTCACTACAGATCGGTGTCTCACAGGGACATTTAATAGTATTTTTAATCTCAGATTTGCTCATCCATGATCCGTTTTTGCTTAAAATATCAATAAGAGGTAAACAAGATAATATTTTAATTCTATTTTCTTCATTAAAATCAGGAAATTCCAAAATACCTTTAATTTCTTTGGTTTTTTTGATGGTAGCTTCTTTATCTTTATACGGAATGATGGTGAGTACGTGAATTTCCTCTGAAAGAAAATATAACCCTCTAATTAACTGGAAACAATCTTTTTTCAGGATCAAACCACCTAAATCTTCAATAAACTCTCTGAATTCATCAAATTTATAGGATCCTCCTGTATAAACAGTTATTATGTACATTTGTTCCCCATTTCCCCAATAATATATTTTTTCGATTAAAAATTATTATAGAAACAAATTAATATATGTCTTATTTTCCTTATCATTTTTTTCTTATATATTTAAGTTAACTCCAATTATAATACGAAATAGAATATTAATATTAAAAGTTACAATTTATAGCTCAATCGTAATACTTTATATAATATTAATATTAAATTAATTCTATGGACGAAGATGGAGTTTTTAGTGTAGATTTTCTTTTATCGGTAATGATTATTATGTTTATTTTTACAGGACTCATAAATATAATATCAGAACGGGCTATTTTAGCAGAAGAAACCCAAAAATTATCCCAATCCAGGATACAAATAGAAAAAATAAGCAATGCATTGAATAAAGTTTATTGTGGGGGTTATGGTCAAAAGATAAATATAAAACTACCTGAAAAAATTGGAAATTCAACTTATTTAGTAAAAATAAAATATTCTGCAGTATATGTAGAAATTGAAGGGAAAAAAGGTAAAACCCCCCATTATCCTATGACAATAGTTGATTCTAATTTAAAAAATGTGAATGAATTAGTTATCATCCCTGGAAAATCATATTATGTGGAGAATATTCCTTTAAATCATAGTTTTGCATTAAAAATAAGTGAAATAAAATAAAGATAAAATTCTATTAACATTAAGATAAAAGAGGCACCATATGGATTCAAAAGGGCAAATAACCTATGAATATTTAATTTTAGTAGGAATTACAATCATGATTACTTTAATGATTAGTAATTATTTGACTGATGCCCATGAATTAAATATGGCCATGACTGCAGCAAGATCCGGTGCTCTAAGTGGATCTAATATCAATGGATTTGCAATCTATTCAAAAAGTATTTTCAATGAATATGAAACGGAAAAACCAAAAATAACTGCACCCTCATCTATTAAAATAGTAAAAATTGAATCTAAAAATCAGGGCTATAATAATAATTATAAAAAAACTAAAATTCAGTTAAAAGTTTATGCGTCTTGTGCAGTTTTAAAAAATAGCTATGAAAAAAATTCTGTGGGTGATAGAATAAATTATAATGTTAGAAGAAGTATTTGTAAAATTTTTAAAACTGAAAATTCTACAAATGCCTTATTTAATCCTGTTTTTTCGCCAAAATTTGTATTTACTACAGCCGATGTTATATGGGTTTAAAACCACTACCTACAAATTCATGAATGAAAAAGCAAGTACCCAAATAAATTAAATAATAATCATAAGGAGTGATTAACTTACTAAACTCATAATATTATAAGTTAAACAATAATTATCCACTATTTAGAAAGATATTTACACAAATACAAACAATAATTGAATGGTGGAGTTATGGATTATTTACTGGGTGTAGCAGGGTTACCATGGGAAATTCCTCCAGGTAGCAATATACTTTTATCAGGGGACCTTTTCTCTGGAAAAGAATTTTTATCACGTGACTTCATCATAGAAGGTTTGAAAAATGATGAAGCTTGTATCTTAATTTCTACAAATGAAACTGCCGAGAAAATAGTAGAAAATCTGGGTAAAGTAAATCTAGATAATTTATGTATTGTGGATTGCGTATCTAGTAAATTTGGTTCTACTATTGAACAACCATTTTCTGAGCAGATACGCTATGTTGAAAGCCCTATGGATTTAACGATGATTATGGTTGCACTTAATGATTTTCTTAATGTTTTATCCAATGAACGGAAAATAAAAAAAATCAGAATAGTCCTAGACTCTGTTTCCACACTTTTGATGTATTCCAATTTAAGAACTGTTTTTAAATTTTTACATATTTTAACAACCCGTATTCGTTCAACAGGGGGAAGCAATATCATGTTAATGGAAGAGCGTGCGCATGACGACATTGAAATTCGAACTGTAAGACAACTAGCACAGGGAATCATTAATATGGAAACAAATACGATTCAGATAAAAGGTTTTAAAACCGCTCAAGCACAATATGAACTTAATGAGAATAAAATTATTATAAAATAACTCTTCTTATTATTATAACTATGAAAAATAGTATTCTTTGTAAATATGACCGAAATTAGCTATTAAAACAAAAATTTAAAGAATAATGGCAATAAATTATAATTGCAAATGAATCAGAATTTACAAAATGTTCATTTTATATAAGTCTAAAGATAAAAATAATAATATACTAATGTATTTAGGGTGAAGGTATGACCAAAACAAAAAAAGAAAAACTGGATGATGTACTTTCTGCATTCATGCAAGTGGGACAGATTAAAGCAAGTGGCATTGTATCCAAAGAAGGTCTACTTATTAATTCACGTACACCTCCCGATGTGGATGCTAGAATTTTTTCAGCTCTTTGTTCAACTATAATGGGAGCAGCTGAAGCGGCTTCTGGACAAATGAATACAGGATCAGTAGGAGAAATTTCTGTTAGGACTGAAAAGGGAACCATAATTTTAAAACCCGCCGGAGATAAAGCAATTTTTACAGCATTAACTGAACCAGAAGCTCAATTAGGTCTTATTCTATTTGAAATGGAAAGTAGAGCAAGCCAAGTCGATGCTATCCTCAAGGAGATGTAAATATGCGGAAAACCTACATTCCTAAGCTTGATGATCTTTTGGGTGGAGGTATTTTAGATGGTGTTTCCATCATGTTTTGTGCTTATCCCGGAGTCGATTGTGAAGCATTTGGTTATCAAATGCTTAATGGAAGAGTTGAAGAAGGAGATCCTGCTTTTATTTTCACTAATGTCGCCGAACCCGAAACTATACAATACGAATTTAATTCTTATGGATGGGATTTAGAGTCATTTCTGAAAAATGAAAAAGTTTTTTTTGTAGATGGTAGTTCCAGTTTTATAGGAGCCCCTTCAACAAGCAAATACCATATAAATGATTACTCAAAAGTAGAAGATACTATTTTAAAAGCAATTGAAGAAGTTCCTAATGGCATTGCCGTAATCAACAATCTTTCTGTCATAATTGATTATCTTGATAATGGTAACACATTAAATATAATTCAAAAATGGAATGAAAAAGCCAAAGAAAACGAAACGACTTTAGTTTACATATTTACTGAATGGGACTATTCAAAAGAATTAGTGAATAAAATTAAAGAATCTATGGACTGTGTTGTTGATTTAAAAACCATTGAAGAAAGAGTAATTATTGGGCAGGGATTTATGGTTGCTAATTCTTCATGGACTGAACCTATAAGTACCATGGTACTATTTTTTGTAGTACAGCCCGGTGGAGTTAAAGTTTATGTTCCTAAAATCCTGGTTACGGGACCTTATAATTCTGGGAAATCAAGTTTTGTGAAATCTATATCAACAAAATCAGTTTCTGTTGATAGAAAAGCAATGTCTGCTTTTCCAACTACTATTGCCATGGATATAGGTCATGTTGATTATAAAGGTTTTTTAGCCGATGTTTTTGGAACACCAGGGCAGGAAAGATTTGATTTAATATTAGATGTATTATCTAAAGAAGCAGTTGGATCATTTATTATAGTAGATTCCACGGCACCACAGACTTTTGCTCGTGCTAAAGAAATGATTCGAAAAACAAGAGCTGAAGCCATACCTAAAGTAATCATTGCTAATAAGCAAGATTTACCAGATGCTCTTTCTCCCGATGAAATAAGAGAAAAAATGAAATTAAACAAAGATATACCAATTATCCCCACTATTATAACTGAAAAAAAAGGCATAACCGAAGCCTTAGATGCTTTACTAGAACTACTTTATGGTGATTGAATGATACTTCGTATACCCTCAGGAATAACTGGTTTTGATGCATTAACTGCCAGCGATAGTATTGGGGGCATTCCAGAAAACACAGTTACTTTGGTTTATGGACCCCCAAAAGCAGGAAAATCAATTTTCTGTTATCAATTTATGTATAATGGATTATTGCAGGGTGAACCTTGTTTGTATATTACAACTGACTATGGAATTAAACAATTCCAACAAAATACCAGCGATTTTGGATGGGATTTAGAAAATTACTTCGAAGAAGAAAGTTTATATTTAATTGATGCTATTTCCAGTGTCTCAGGAAGTAAGATAATGGAAACCAGTACCTATCTCTCGTCTTCAGTTCACAATCCCACAGATATTATGGTTAAATTAGGTGTGGGGACCAGATTCATTTCTCAAAAAGCACCGCGATTCCGTTCTGTTTTGGATTCTCTTACCACTTTAATGGCATTCAATCAGGAAATGTTAATTGTTAGAGTATTAACCGCCTATATAATGCGAATTAAAGAAGCAGGGGGAACGGCAGTAGTTACTTATACTGAAGGTTCTGCAGATTCCAAAGTTGAAACTATGTTAAAAGCCATTGTGGACAATATAATAAGATTAGATGGTGATGAAATAAGTATTGAAGCAATGGTTGGAACTGGAAAGAAAAAAGCAAATTATTCAATAACTGACCAGGGAATCGTAGTTAAAGATAGTAAATAATATTCTAATTTATATGTGATAATCATGAGCGAAAATTTTGAATCAGGAATTCCTGGTTTTGATGCAATGCTTGCTGAAAAAGGCCTTGATGGTATTCCTAAAGGCACAGTTAGTCTAATTTATGGTCCTCCTAAAGTGGGTAAGTCCATTTTTTGTTACCAATTTATGTATAATGGATTATTAAAAGAAGAACCTTGCCTATATATAACAGCAGACTATGGTTGGAAACAATTAGAACAAAGAGCCATGGATTTTAATTGGTTTCTAAAAACACATTTAGATAATCAAAATATTTATGTAATAGACCTTCTATCCCGACTGTCCGGTATGAAACTTGAAGATTCAACCAATCATAAATTTTCATCAATTCAAAACCCCACAGACATGATGGTGAAAGTAGGTACCGGTACCAGAACAGTTTTTCAAAAATCAACTAAATTTAGATCTGTCTTTGACTCTCTTACGACCCAATTTGCATTTAATCCTCCAAATTTAGTTTTAAGGGTTGTTAAATCATATATAGATAGAATTAGAGAAGCTAATGGTATGGCATTGATTACACAAACATATGGATCAGTTGATGATAAAATTGATGAATATCTGATAAAAATTGTGGATAATCTAATTATAATGGATGGCAATCAAATTTCATTTGAATCAAGCGAAATAGATACCATAGAAACAAATTATAATATAAACAATTCAGGTATTGTTATTAAATAACCTGATTCTTTAAAAGAATTTATACCACATAACACCATCATATAAATTTGCAAATCAGATAACCCTCAAAAGATCCCTGATTTTAGATAAAAGTAAAACCTAGAATATTTTATCAAAATAAGGTGATGAAAAATGATTCTTCAAACTTTAGGCGTATTTGATGCTTTCAAGAAAAAAAACGAAGAGTCATTAGAGTATTATATTCAAAGGCTTGAAGAAATCCAAAACGAAGAGTTTGATTTACTTATAAATATTAGTTCTATTTTTTTAGATGAAGAAAAATTTGAAGATTCTATTAAATATTTAGAAAAAGCTTTAAGAATGGCTATTGATTTAAATAATAACGAATTAGAAGCCTTTGTTTTAGATTCAATTGGTGATGTTTATTTAAATTCACGAGAAATTATTAAAGCATTAGAATATTACCATGAATCTTTACGTATTTATCGCTCCACTAAGTCTCCGTTGAAAGATGAAGTAAAGGAGAAAATAAAAGAAGTAGAAAAAATTAAAGAAGCCCTTGATATATCTGAAATTAATAAAATGAAAGGTATTGCGGTTCCTGAAGTTGAAGAAGATTATCAAATGGATATTGCAACTATTATTCCTAAATTAGATTTAATTGTTAATATGATTGATGGTGTATCTATGTATGAATCATATTCTCAAGACACTAATGCTTTAGTTCAATTAAAAGAAGCCTTTAAAATATCCCGTGAAATCGGTGATGAACCGGGGGAAGCAACATTGCTTTTATTAATGGGCAACCAATCATTAAAACAGGAAAAGCTGAATGAGGCTTTTAAATATTTTAAAGATGCCAAGGAATTTTTCCGTCGTTTGAATGATGAAAAAGGTTTGGCTATAACGATGATTCTTTTAGGAACTCTAAACTTTATTCAAGGGGATATTGAAGGAGTTTCTAACAATTTTAGAAGTGCAGTTGAAAAATTCCAAAAATTAGATAATAAAAAAGCAGAATCATTATCTATTGATATTTTAAACACATTATACAATGAATAACGTGAAATTAATTATTTCAAAATAAAAAAATGAAAATTTAAAAATAGATTGGATCGAAAGGAATTAAATAAGCTATTAAAATTCCAAGAAATCCAAATAAAATTCCAATTGCCCAAACAATTATTACAACACTTCTCTCTTTCATTGGTTTTCTTAAGATCCAACGTATTAATGATTTGAATCCTTCATCTGGCACTAATAACCTGCCGTCTTCGCGCACTTTGGTAGGAGTATGATTCTGTCTTTCTACAACACCCGCACTGTAAAACTTTAAAATACCATCTATAATATTAGGTAAAAGTATTATAAGAGCTATAAGCTTTACTCTTCCAATAAAGGCAACTGCTGCGATACATGCGCCAATAATCAAGGTCCCCACATCCCCAGGGAATACACGGGAGGGGTGTCGATTATACATCAAAAATGCCAGTAAAGCACCTAACATGGCAATAGTGATGATGGAAACATTATATTTACCCATTATAATGCATGATATTGTTAAAGATATCATAGCAATGGAACCTAAACCGGATTCAATGCCATTTAAACCAGCCAGCATATTTGTTAGGTTAGATGCAATAGAAACGGAAATTGGCATCATTATCAAATAGAGAATACCTACTTGAGGAGGTGCAACCCAAATTAGAGGAAGGCCTGCTAAAAATAGTAAAATAAGCTTCTCTTTAGATGAAAGCATGATTAAATCATCAACCATACCCACAATTCCCACTAAAAGAATAACTAAAAGAGTAATAATTAGTTCATATTGTATATGGGGAAAGGCATAAATACCTAAAAACATGCCTATGGTGAATCCAAAAAGAATACCAATTCCCCCCATTTCAGCAACAATGGGTCTAGAAATTTTATGTATATCTTTACCTACCACATCAGCATTTTTTAATTTGTTTATGAGCCGAGGCATTACTAAATATGTTGATAAAAACGAAACAAGACCACAAATTCCTGAAATAATTAATATTGTTTGATAATCAAGTGAAATAATAAATGCCATAATATCACCGCTTTAAAATATAATATACTGTCCTTAAAGGTATCTGTAATCTTGATGATATTTCCTTTGGACTGACACCTTGTTTGGCCATTTTTTTAATATTAAGACGTGTTTTTTCATTGTATTTGAATTTTCTACCTTTTTTAAGATTTAAATCTTTTTTAAGATAATAAACAGTTTTTAAAGGAATATTCATTTGGCCAGATACTTGTAAAGGGCTTTTACCTTCTTTCAAAAGTTTTGTGACTATCATCCTATCATTTTGAGAATATTTTCTGGGCCTACCTTTCCTTTCAATAGATTTTACTTCAATTCCCAACTCTTCCAGAGCTTCTAAATATTTTGGAGAGATTCTTTGATAAATACTTGTAGGACAATTAATTTCTTTTAAGTCAGGGTTTTGATCAAGCAGAGCCATGATCTTTCTAGAAGTCAATGGTTGATTGACATAAACCTTTTCTGATGGCATATAATCACACAAAGCAGATACTTTTTAATTTAATAATTTAAATAGTCTCACAATTTAATATAAGCTTAATAAGTTATTTCAAGTTATTTTTTGATCATTTCTAAAAATTTCTTGGCTTTTTTAGTATTGGGCTTTCCCATTGTGTTAATATTATTTTTTTCTACTTTAACAGTTTTAATTTCCACGGAAAATAAATCAGCACAAATATTAAGGTCTATTCCAGATTCAATATTAAGCACCGCCGCACCAAATCCCGCAGGATCAACTTTCATATGCAATCCTTTCATTTTTTGCTCAATTTCAAATTTCTTAAGTAGTACTTTTTGAATATTAGATATATAATAAATATTTTCATTTAGATGATTTGTTAATACATCCAAAACGTCCCTATCAAAATCTAAAAATACTTTAACCTGGTTTCTATCTAAAATAGGCCTTAAATTAGGAAAAGGTCCAGAATAATGAGTTCTACGATCAAAAGACGTGCCTAAATAATACTTTGTCATGTCCCATAATATAAGAACAAATGGAATTTTTGAAAAAATATTTTTTTTGATTTTCTCTCTAAGATCAATATCACTTTTTAAGTATGGATTTAAGTTTCCCTGTGAGTCGATTAATTTATTTTCTTTTAGAAGTCCATCCAGTATAGCATTTTCAATATCTTCAGGGCTATCTAATTCTTCAAATCCCGTGGGGACAAAATTTTTAGCTTCATTTAATAATATATCATACTTTTTAAGGTTGTTCAAGTTATGTAACATGGATTTAAAAATCCCATCCTCGTATTTTTTTAAACAATTTTCAGAATATTTTACATATCCTAAAGCCAATGCAGTACGAGTATGGCGATCATTGATAATAGTGGGTTTTTTTCTATGAAATTGTAAAAATTCTATCCTTACATTGGAACCATACCTTTTTCTAAGTTCTTTTTCATAGTTTAGATTATCATCAGCATCCATAGATACTCTTTTGCGAATCCATCTACCCGATTCCATAACCTTGATAACCAGAGAAACAGTTTTTACAACACCCTTTTTTTCTTGCTTTAAGGTCTTCATTATTATCTTAAAAGAGTCTCTTCCCCAGGGTGTCAGCTCAGACATTTTTACCATATAATCCCCCGAAAGAGGGAGATGTGAAATCATTTTCGTCCGGAATACCCCTGATTTATTTAATTTTAATTCCCAATCATTCATTCCACATGAACAATTAAATTTATCAAAATTAGAAATATCCTGCACTTTATAAGTTTTTTGACATGATTTGCAATAAAGAACTGCAAATTCTTCCAGATGCCCTAAAGCAATTTTATGAGAGGATATGGCTGATTTTACACGATCTAGTACGTTTTTTTTAGCGGCTGCTTTTGTTCTGAAGTATTGATTATGGCGATTAACATCATGCTGTTCCTCAACCATGACTTCACCTGGTGCAAATGAACCGTACTTGGAGAGAGAACGGTAAGGGGCTTTATATCCCTTAGATTCCATTAACTCTTTCAAGTTCTGTAATTCATCAAGGTTATCCTTCAGATATTGGTAAATCTCCATAAACCCATCAAGGGAGGAAATAAAATCTAAATTAAGTTTTTTTCGGCGAATATTGCTTAAAAACTTTTCAGATTTACCAATTAAAACAGTTTCATTCATTTTATTCTTTCACCAATAGCAGCAGTTTCAGAACTTAAAATACTTAAACTATCAGAAGTGGCCAGTATCATTCCTTCAGATTTTACTCCAAATAGTTTTGCAGGGGCTAGGTTAACCAGCACAACAACTTTTTTATTTAAAATTTCATCATCGGAATATTTCTTGGCTATACCTGCAACAACCTGAATCTGTTTTTCTTTAATATCAACTTGAAGTTTTAATAAATTATCAGAACCTTCCACAGATTCTGCTTCAATTACCTTGCCGATTCTAAATTCTAATTTAGCAAAATCATCAATACTTACTATTTCTGTCATTTCATTATCCTCCGAACTGTCATGGACCTCTTCTTCTAAATTTTTATAAAGGTCTTCTTTTTGTTTTTCGATAAATTCATCATCAATTTTAGCAAATAATGGTTTAGCTTTTTTAATTTTATGTCCTGATGGAATAAATGAGCTTGTATTATCCCATACAATATTGTCTGTGCTTAAATTTAAAGTTTCTAAAATTTGAAGAGATTTTTCAGGCATGTATGGAATTAAAAAAATAGCTAATACTTTAGTCAGCTGATTACATAAATACAAACAATTAGCTGCTTTTTCTGGATCCTCTTTAACTGTCTTCCAGGGTTCTTGATCATTAAAATATTTATTTCCTTTTTTTGCCAGTTTTATAACATTAACC
This genomic window contains:
- a CDS encoding CopG family ribbon-helix-helix protein, which produces MTVISISLNEKLLSEIDDLNKELGFSGRSDVIRAACRTLIDENKQKKEISGHINAVLFIIHSQKVEDKVTEIKHDFEDIVNTQIHSHLKENNCLELFILEGDSSRIYEITRNFRNCGKMDYSKLVVF
- the cobM gene encoding precorrin-4 C(11)-methyltransferase, which codes for MEGKVIFIGGGPGDPELLTVKGQKVIETAEIIIYAGSLVNKKILNCSSEGAKIYNSASMNLEDIIELMEKEVKNGKIVARVHTGDPSIYGAIGEQIRELENRKINYEIIPGVSSLFATAAALKTELTLPEISQTVIITRPEGRTPKPSKEQLSALAQHQATMCIFLGVHMIKDVVRDLLECYPLQTPVGVVKKASWDEELVVRGTLENISDKVKEAGITKTALIIVGKVLDPGDFKVSKLYDAEFTHEYREGSKDI
- a CDS encoding DUF166 domain-containing protein yields the protein MNIIILSSGEYGSRIVNTIASKGFAKDIVGLYEFSEDLPEFLDDVEDHIPNNIPEADLLISVGLFGDINMVIPTIAEISGVQSVIVPIHNPQQIPSGLKNEIENSIESARIIFPKPFCSLTFQDDLYIDEFVEVFGKPELEIQANTQIKQVKVIRGAPCGSTWYLAEHLVGIPSIEAEFEAGNKFHNYPCLASMNVDPLLGDTIMHLAGYKTKEAVKRALGYSLKSAAVDNEICLGGEDCDYLCLKACPNVKAGDNTIFIKEDKKAEIDPASCGICEICIKECPYGAIEVFEEKIILKSKK
- a CDS encoding TIGR00304 family membrane protein, with the translated sequence MIKGSTLVIAGFLIIMLGFFLIIVGSMWQVTSSDSKDVDSGGEIKTGGVIMIGPIPIIFGNDKGMVYIGVFLALILMIVSYFLFYRH
- a CDS encoding methyl-coenzyme M reductase family protein; translation: MYIITVYTGGSYKFDEFREFIEDLGGLILKKDCFQLIRGLYFLSEEIHVLTIIPYKDKEATIKKTKEIKGILEFPDFNEENRIKILSCLPLIDILSKNGSWMSKSEIKNTIKCPCETPICSEDEICCTEYMAEVLDGMVQMGMIEICEIQGNLKYKIIKTEN
- a CDS encoding RAD55 family ATPase — translated: MDYLLGVAGLPWEIPPGSNILLSGDLFSGKEFLSRDFIIEGLKNDEACILISTNETAEKIVENLGKVNLDNLCIVDCVSSKFGSTIEQPFSEQIRYVESPMDLTMIMVALNDFLNVLSNERKIKKIRIVLDSVSTLLMYSNLRTVFKFLHILTTRIRSTGGSNIMLMEERAHDDIEIRTVRQLAQGIINMETNTIQIKGFKTAQAQYELNENKIIIK
- a CDS encoding roadblock/LC7 domain-containing protein, producing the protein MTKTKKEKLDDVLSAFMQVGQIKASGIVSKEGLLINSRTPPDVDARIFSALCSTIMGAAEAASGQMNTGSVGEISVRTEKGTIILKPAGDKAIFTALTEPEAQLGLILFEMESRASQVDAILKEM
- a CDS encoding ATPase domain-containing protein; the encoded protein is MRKTYIPKLDDLLGGGILDGVSIMFCAYPGVDCEAFGYQMLNGRVEEGDPAFIFTNVAEPETIQYEFNSYGWDLESFLKNEKVFFVDGSSSFIGAPSTSKYHINDYSKVEDTILKAIEEVPNGIAVINNLSVIIDYLDNGNTLNIIQKWNEKAKENETTLVYIFTEWDYSKELVNKIKESMDCVVDLKTIEERVIIGQGFMVANSSWTEPISTMVLFFVVQPGGVKVYVPKILVTGPYNSGKSSFVKSISTKSVSVDRKAMSAFPTTIAMDIGHVDYKGFLADVFGTPGQERFDLILDVLSKEAVGSFIIVDSTAPQTFARAKEMIRKTRAEAIPKVIIANKQDLPDALSPDEIREKMKLNKDIPIIPTIITEKKGITEALDALLELLYGD